The Arvicanthis niloticus isolate mArvNil1 chromosome 2, mArvNil1.pat.X, whole genome shotgun sequence genome includes a window with the following:
- the LOC117703864 gene encoding olfactory receptor 8K3-like: MDTYNLTVLKYFILTGITDLPELQVPLFGLFLIIYTISVVGNLGLIMLTKIDSKLQTPMYFFLRQLSFTDFGYSTAVGPKMLINFVADQPTISYNWCSVQLTFFSVFITTEVFILSAMAYDHYVAICHPLLYTIIMSQRLCHVLVAIPYLYSMFISLLTIIKIFTSSFCGHNIIRHFYCDSLPLILMLCSDTHEIKLVILIFATFNLISSLLVVSMSYILILVSILRMNSSEGRHKAFSTCGSHLTVIVIFYGTLFFMYAQPKSTHSFETGQIASLFYTLVIPMLNPMIYSLRNQEVKQALQRKWKMCVNILLKF, translated from the coding sequence ATGGATACATACAATCTTACAGTACTGAAGTATTTTATtctaactggaattacagatctCCCTGAGCTACAGGTCCCTTTATTCGGACTCTTCCTCATTATATATACGATCTCTGTAGTAGGTAATTTGGGCTTGATCATGCTCACCAAAATAGACTCTAAGCTTCAGACACctatgtacttcttcctcagacAACTCTCATTTACTGACTTTGGTTATTCAACTGCTGTGGGGCCTAAAATGTTAATAAACTTTGTTGCTGATCAGCCTACAATTTCCTATAATTGGTGCTCAGTCCAGCTGACCTTCTTTAGCGTGTTTATCACCACTGAAGTTTTTATTCTGTCAGCCATGGCCTATGACCACTATGTAGCCATCTGCCATCCACTACTTTACACAATCATCATGTCACAAAGATTATGCCATGTTCTGGTGGCAATACCATACCTGTATAGCATGTTTATATCTTTACTGACCATTATCAAGATTTTCACTTCATCATTTTGTGGCCATAATATCATCAGGCATTTCTACTGTGACAGTCTGCCATTGATATTGATGTTATGCTCAGACACACATGAAATTAAGCTGGTAATTTTAATCTTTGCaacttttaatttgatttcttcTCTTCTGGTAGTATCCATGTCTTATATCTTGATCCTTGTGTCCATTCTCAGGATGAACTCTTCAGAGGGCAGGCACAAGgccttctcaacctgtggctctcATCTGACAGTGATAGTTATATTCTATGGTACTCTATTTTTCATGTATGCACAACCAAAATCCACTCACTCCTTTGAGACTGGtcaaattgcttctttgttctatacACTAGTTATCCCCATGCTGAATCCCATGATCTACAGTTTGAGGAACCAAGAGGTGAAACAGGCCTtgcagagaaaatggaaaatgtgtgtgaatattttacttaaattttaa